A region from the Arvicola amphibius chromosome 12, mArvAmp1.2, whole genome shotgun sequence genome encodes:
- the Alg8 gene encoding probable dolichyl pyrophosphate Glc1Man9GlcNAc2 alpha-1,3-glucosyltransferase produces the protein MAASALGTRSGHWFSALALGVTLLKCLLIPTYHSTDFEVHRNWLAITHSLPISQWYYEATSEWTLDYPPFFAWFEYALSHIAKFFDQEMLNVRNLNYCSSGTLLFQRFSVILADALFVYAVHECCKCIDGKKTSKELTEKPKFILSVLLLWNFGLLIVDHIHFQYNGFLSGLMLLSIARVFQKRHMEAAFLFAVLLHFKHIYLYVAPAYGVYLLRSHCFTARKPDGSVRWGSFSFARVLSLGLIVFLVSALSLGPFLALNQLPQVFSRLFPFKRGLCHAYWAPNFWALYNAVDKALCVIGLELKLLDPNQIPRASMTSGLVQQFQHTVLPSVSPLATLICTLIAILPSVFCLWFKPQGPRGFLRCLVLCALSSFMFGWHVHEKAILLAILPMSLLSVEKAGDATTFLILTTTGHYSLFPLLFTAPELPVKVFLMLLFTVYSVSALKTLFRKEKPLLNWMETVYLLGLGPLEVCCELIFPLTSWKLKYPFIPLLLTSVYCAVGITYAWARLYVSVLTGCLVSKTKKQ, from the exons TCTGCCAATATCTCAGTGGTACTATGAG gcAACTTCAGAGTGGACCTTGGATTACCCCCCTTTTTTTGCGTGGTTTGAGTACGCCCTATCACATATTGCCAAATTCTTTGATCAAGAGATGCTTAATGTCCGTAACCTGAACTACTGCAGCTCGggaacactgctcttccagaggttctccGTCATCTTGGCAGATGCGCTCTTTGTGTACGCTGTTCACGA GTGCTGTAAATGCATTGAtgggaagaaaacaagcaaagaactTACAGAGAAGCCCAAGTTTATTCTGTCCGTGCTGCTGTTGTGGAACTTTGGGCTGCTGATTGTAGACC ATATTCATTTCCAGTACAACGGCTTTCTGTCTGGGCTCATGCTGCTATCCATTGCACGGGTATTTCAG AAAAGGCACATGGAAGCGGCATTTCTCTTCGCTGTCCTCCTGCATTTCAAGCACATCTACCTCTACGTGGCACCAGCCTATGGTGTCTATCTGCTGCGATCTCACTGCTTCACCGCACGCAAACCAG ATGGCAGTGTCCGATGGGGCAGCTTCAGCTTTGCCCGCGTACTCTCCCTGGGACTGATTGTTTTCCTAGTTTCTGCTCTTTCGTTGGGCCCTTTCCTAGCCTTG AACCAGCTGCCGCAAGTCTTTTCCCGACTCTTTCCGTTCAAGAGGGGCCTTTGCCATGCCTATTGGGCTCCAAACTTCTGGGCTTTGTACAATGCTGTGGACAAAGCCCTGTGTGTCATTG GTTTGGAATTGAAACTTCTTGATCCCAACCAGATCCCCAGGGCCTCAATGACAAGTGGTTTGGTTCAGCAGTTCCAGCACACAGTCCttccctcagtttcccctctggcCACCCTCATCTGTACACTGATAGCCATACTG ccttctgttttctgtctttggtTTAAACCCCAAGGGCCCAGAGGCTTTCTCCGATGCCTGGTTCTTTGTGCCTTGAGTTCCTTCATGTTTGGGTGGCACGTTCATGAAAAAGCCATACTCCTTGCGATTCTCCCAATGAG CCTTCTGTCTGTGGAGAAAGCAGGGGATGCGACGACTTTTCTGATTCTGACCACGACGGGACActactccctcttccctctgctcttcacTGCCCCAG AGCTCCCCGTTAAAGTCTTCCTCATGCTCCTGTTCACCGTGTACAGCGTCTCTGCTCTGAAGACACTCTTCAG gaaagaaaaacctcttctTAACTGGATGGAAACTGTCTACCTCCTTggcctggggcctctggaagtCTGCTGTGAACTGATATTCCCTCTCACCTCCTGGAAGCTGAAATACCCCTTCATTCCTTTGTTGCTGACCTCAGTGTATTGCGCGGTGGGCATCACATACGCCTGGGCCAGGCTGTACGTTTCAGTGCTGACCGGCTGTCTTGTCAGCAAGACAAAGAAGCAATGA
- the LOC119802653 gene encoding NADH dehydrogenase [ubiquinone] 1 subunit C2-like, translating to MMNGRPGHEPLTFLPDEARSLPPPKLNDPRLVYIGFLGYCAGLLNNALQRRPVFKAGLHRQLLYVTSFYFVGYYFLKRQEYLYALKDRDMFGYIKLHPEDFPEKERKTYGEILEVFHPVR from the exons ATGATGAACGGCCGGCCGGGCCACGAGCCCTTGACATTCCTGCCGGATGAGGCCCGGAGCTTGCCCCCGCCCAAGCTGAACGACCCGCGCCTTGTCTACATCGGCTTCCTGGGCTACTGCGCCGGCCTGCTGAATAACGCGCTGCAGAGGCGGCCTGTGTTTAAAGCAG GCTTGCACCGCCAGCTTCTGTACGTTACTTCCTTTTACTTTGTCGGATATTATTTTCTAAAACGCCAAGAGTATTTGTACGCCCTGAAGGACCGTGACATGTTTGGGTATATCAAACTGCATCCAGAAGATTTTCCTGAGAAAG agagaaagacatacGGTGAGATTCTGGAGGTGTTCCATCCAGTGCGCTGA